The Rhododendron vialii isolate Sample 1 chromosome 6a, ASM3025357v1 genome includes a window with the following:
- the LOC131331312 gene encoding protein TRIGALACTOSYLDIACYLGLYCEROL 5, chloroplastic, with the protein MVLTNFDGTGVGFGFGIGCGFGVGWGFGGMPLNFLGLGAGGGCGVGLGLGWGFGTAFGSQYRSSRVMFQGIEFTNQSQTDSKESTNSSRISKKVHGGQ; encoded by the exons ATGGTGCTTACAAACTTCGATGGAACCGGCGTCGGATTCG GTTTTGGAATTGGTTGCGGATTTGGCGTCGGGTGGGGCTTTGGAG GAATGCCTTTAAATTTCTTGGGTCTTGGTGCAG GTGGAGGCTGTGGAGTTGGGCTCGGCCTTGGATGGGGATTTGGGACAGCTTTCGGTAGTCAGTATCGCTCTTCTAGGGTTATGTTCCAAGGCATTGAGTTTACCAATCAGAGTCAAACTGATAGCAAAGAGTCCACAAATTCATCCAGAATCTCAAAGAAAGTTCATGGTGGTCAATAA
- the LOC131331309 gene encoding uncharacterized protein LOC131331309, protein MPTTKEEYFNMKHSAARNVIERSFGVLKMRFAILRSHSYYPIRTQTRIVTACCLLHNLIKREMPNDPIENEYTAWERDHIHEVEADDHITTIETSNQWTGERDALATAMYNHWLANGGGQEVFPP, encoded by the coding sequence ATGCCGACTACGAAAGAGGAGTACTTCAACATGAAGCACTCCGCTGCTAGGAATGTGATTGAGAGAAGCTTTGGTGTATTGAAGATGCGGTTTGCAATATTGAGGTCTCACTCGTATTACCCCATTAGGACTCAAACACGTATCGTCACAGCATGTTGCCTTCTCCATAACCTCATCAAAAGAGAGATGCCCAACGATCCCATTGAGAACGAGTACACGGCATGGGAACGTGACCACATACACGAGGTCGAGGCAGATGATCACATCACTACCATAGAGACTTCCAATCAATGGACCGGGGAGAGGGATGCGTTGGCTACAGCCATGTACAACCATTGGCTAGCAAATGGTGGGGGACAAGAGGTTTTCCCACCATGA